In one window of Henckelia pumila isolate YLH828 chromosome 1, ASM3356847v2, whole genome shotgun sequence DNA:
- the LOC140871026 gene encoding uncharacterized protein, producing the protein MEETDGREGEEDNETKSKAIQVDEVGERQVEVPELIQQIVDKVELIKKRIKTAHNKHASYGNTKRKPLHFETGEHVFLQVSPFRKVMRFWSQEKASTEIHLSILEKVEDMAYRLALPPLLSEVQLKPNFSYVERPDRIIDRKDKVLRNMGIPLVMIQWQRRGTEEATWELEIRMRSEQPELF; encoded by the exons ATGGAAGAAACCGATGGAAGGGAAGGAGAAGAGGATAATGAGACTAAGTCAAAAGcaatacaagt GGATGAAGTAGGGGAGAGACAGGTTGAGGTACCAGAGTTAATTCAACAGATTGTGGATAAAGTGGAATTGATCAAGAAGAGGATCAAGACTGCACATAATAAACATGCCAGTTATGGGAACACCAAGCGCAAACCTTTGCATTTTGAGACAGGAGAACATGTGTTTTTGCAGGTTTCACCTTTCCGAAAGGTTATGAGGTTTTGGTCTCAAGAGAAAGCTAGCACCGAGATTCATTTGTCCATCTTGGAAAAGGTCGAGGATATGGCCTATCGTTTGGCCTTACCACCTTTACTATCCG AGGTTCAGCTGAAACCCAATTTTTCTTATGTTGAGAGACCGGACAGAATTATTGACAGGAAAGATAAAGTGCTTCGGAATATGGGCATCCCTCTGGTCATgattcagtggcagcgtcgaggtaccgaggaagctacttgggagctcgagaTTCGTATGCGTTCTGAACAGCcggagttgttttga
- the LOC140871038 gene encoding CST complex subunit STN1-like, which translates to MDVKLLALYFLALTPCPTGLSRRGMPVLHVESLGIVVTREHKPGKFLKFTIDDGTAKLASQIHLGAVARVRGKVKAYRGTLQITVSHVVLEADPNAQVLHWLDCVRLGRNCYDKFPNNRDKGKKSC; encoded by the exons ATGGACGTCAAATTGTTGGCTTTGTATTTCCTTGCTCTTACGCCCTGCCCCACAGGCCTATCCCGAAGAGGCATGCCTGTTTTACATGTCGAGTCTCTGGGAATCGTGGTGACCCGGGAGCACAAACCAGGGAAGTTCCTGAAATTCACCATCGATGATGGCACTG CCAAACTTGCCTCGCAGATTCACCTGGGTGCTGTCGCAAGGGTCCGCGGGAAAGTGAAGGCCTACAGGGGCACGCTCCAAATAACGGTTTCCCATGTTGTTTTGGAAGCAGACCCGAATGCACAAGTGCTGCACTGGTTGGATTGTGTGAGGTTGGGGAGGAATTGTTACGACAAGTTTCCCAACAACAGAGACAAGGGTAAAAAATCATGTTGA